The Clostridia bacterium DNA window TAATAGAGGAGGATTAAAGAAAAGTGTATATGAAATACTTGAATCAGAAGCTAATATATTCGCTTCAGAAATTCTTAGCCCTTATCAAGTGCTAATATGCCTTAATTGGACAAATTATAAATCGATTCAAATACACTGTGGTTTATCAACGGCCGCGGCTAAAACAAGAGCATCCCAAATATTCGATTTAATGTTAAATAATGTTTATATTGATGAAAACTGTGTTTTATATCAAAATTTCTATGAATTTATTCATACGAAACATTGTCCGCAATGTGGTTATTTTTTTGTTTCAAAAAATGCAAAATACTGTCCAATATGCGGAAATAAAAAATTAATTTGGGGTGAAGGATGTATGAAATATAAAGGGATAGCAACAGATGAAAATGGTATGGCTTTAATATGCCCAAAGTGTGGAAACGAAGAAGTAAACAAGGGAGATAAATATTGTAAAATCTGTGGAGCCTATTTAATTCAAATGTGTACAAATGAAAGTTGCAAATATAAGCCTGCTAATAATGCACGGTATTGTCCTAAGTGCGGTAGTATAACAACATTTTTTGAACAAGATTTTTTAATACCTTGGGAAAAAGAGAAAAAAGAATTAGAAGCCCAAAATAAAAAATTGAGGAACAAAATTGAAGATGCTGATGTAGACCTCGATTTTAATTTTGAAGAAATAGATTCTAAAGAACCAGTACCATTTTAATATTTGGGGGTTATGATATGAGAGGTCACATCACTAAGAAAAATAATAAATGGTATTTTGTCGTCGACGTAGGCAAAGTAAATGGAAAAAG harbors:
- a CDS encoding zinc ribbon domain-containing protein, whose protein sequence is NRGGLKKSVYEILESEANIFASEILSPYQVLICLNWTNYKSIQIHCGLSTAAAKTRASQIFDLMLNNVYIDENCVLYQNFYEFIHTKHCPQCGYFFVSKNAKYCPICGNKKLIWGEGCMKYKGIATDENGMALICPKCGNEEVNKGDKYCKICGAYLIQMCTNESCKYKPANNARYCPKCGSITTFFEQDFLIPWEKEKKELEAQNKKLRNKIEDADVDLDFNFEEIDSKEPVPF